The Solea senegalensis isolate Sse05_10M linkage group LG14, IFAPA_SoseM_1, whole genome shotgun sequence genomic sequence AGTCATATAACACATGTAGTCtacaaatcagtgtcagtgtctgagatCTCACCTCTGGCAAAAGTACATCCATTACAAACGCCACTGGATCTGCAGACTTCTTGTCTGTCTCAGTACGTTCAAGTACTTCAGACAAGAAGTGCATGACTTTGTCCACTTGttcatcatcttcaaaaagaaGGATGACCCTGTCCTGTTTCTTGGCCCAAGGAGACACCGTGTTGCCTGTGATGATGTTCTATAAAAATTGTTTAGGATTTTAGTTTGGgtattcaaatacaaatacacaaacaccacactaaatgccattgtcactcactTTAAGGTGTTGCAGCATGCCCTGATCCTCTGTGATTACACTGGTTAACAGACAACATGCCTCGCGTCACTTCTGTTGGGATTGTTGGGCCCTTtcctaaaattaaattacacataatatgcaacactgaatacatgtgattaagaactttgaataagacattttctttccctgattaTTTGCACTTCCTCTGATAAGAGGTGTCATCCTGGCTGGCAACTTGTTTggccacagtaacatcactgccCTAAATGGATATACAGATAAGCCTGTCTGAGAGGCAAATTGTTACATTACTTCTGAgaacaatcattattatcaggggcatctataaaaatgcaggaatcttgaaactttttctcaatatctaaattctcaacaagagtgaaaataaaatacacattgacttaagattctacacacatgaagtacagtacacataGATGAAATGGCTCCAGCAttagtttactttactttacttattttgagTTTCTGATACTCAAATGGATGAGTTGAATAGTTTGATGGTCACAGTTATCCATggtcaggacaaacagaaataacatcacatttaataatacataaggCTCATGGGGAAATTAAAGCCTTTCAgcgttgaaatgaaaaaatatttgataatttaGGACTTACCACCGTACTCCACCATTGACCTTTGGTGTCCCTGCAGATGAGACACAAGCTTTGCATAGCTCCCcttttttgtgcagatcagaCACTGATAAGTGTCCGAGTcgcatctcctcagctcagggtctgctccttcactgaacgtagtgttgctctataagagaaaatgtaaatgtaaattaaaattgtattttgtatttttaacatggaaacattttcaatccagaatcaagtagtaataCACTGGACTGCATTAGCCTGTAAGACtttccctgtcctaaaatatatgcaggctaactgaaataaatcaaatcaaatgacactgttgactgtgattcaacagaacttctcatttctaaacatgaaaaatattattcatcatcaaatcttttatcttaacaattgtagaactgaggttacacgttttcaaatgagcaaagctgtgtgcaacttgtcagagtcatttaaagattaaaaaacagataaatactaatatatagagatcatatagtttatcttatacgtttcttggttgaaaatgagacaatGTTATATTGTCAATGttataacctgtacatataaataaaagaaaaaaaggaaaaaaagaaaaaaaagggagaaaatcgcTGCGTCTTGCTTACTGTTACAGTCGCTATCGTTACAGCATGCAGAcattactggttaataaactgcacttaattgatttaacggatacaaataatgactattcatccagtgttcaatatcaaaatgtgttttttatccattcttacCTTTTCCTCCGTCATTTTCCCGTGTTTTTCCCGTGTTACTTTTTCGGGTTCTCCCTTCATACTCGGTCAACGTAAActtcatcacgtttcagacgcagtctcttgagagccaatcagagcgTCGTGTAGtttgaaggggcgtttcgttgagtgaaggggcgtttcgttgagtaaggggcgtttcgttgagtaaaggggcgtttcgttgagtggtctgcgggtctgcagctagacccttCTCTTTTTGGATGGAAACGTTTTAAATGAGACACTTTTTAAATGAGCTTTTATAGCAACTTTACGATAGACCGTGACTACCCTTGCTGATATTTGTATTCGAAGGAAACGCTGTAGCGACGTCGCTGATTCATTCGTCCAACAAGGTCACAGGTCTCAGTGGATGTGGTGAAAGCTAAGTAGCACTTTAGCCAAGTGCTACACATGTGATTACCTAACAGAAAGGTCAACACCGATAACATGGCTGGACTTATCGACTTTAAAGACGAGAAGGAAGTGAAGGAGTTTCTGGACAATCTGGGAATAGAGTACAGCTTCCAGTGCCACAGTGAGAAGGATCCTGAAGGTAACACACACGTTTGAATAGCATTCACAGTGAGGGCATTTATTTATCAGGGGCATTTTATGCCAGCACACTATACTAAAACGCTTTAACCGCGTCGCCTACGCCTgcataaagactgaaaaacacgCGTGCGATACACGTGCGTGAAGTGTCATGCCAGTTATTAACCTGCAGTacgtatatattttttttatcatcctaTACTCTATTAGCGCAGCATGTAATCATCACGCGAAACATAACCAACAGCAATATGACCAGGTATAGCCTACAACCAGCGTGTAATTTGTACAATTACATATGACAGCGCAGAGATGATGAGAGGACACAGGTCCCGGAACGCACACAGAAAACACCCACATGCCCACTTACAAATGTGAATTCtaacaagtgagaaaatgtgtttattgacaAACAGAAATGGAATCCGCTCTTGAAATTCCAGATTCcctcttatttctttttcatttataactCAATAGCATTATTTCTTAAACCTTAAACCTCTTTAATCAATGAATTAATTATTGCATTAACGTATATCAAATCATTTCACTTCTCTCTTGCTCATGTTGGGGCTCACGCTCCACGACGCGAGGCGCACGATGAAGTTTCTTCGTGTCATCAAcgtttttaaagattttatatTATAGGTATAGATATTATAAAGAATTGAGGCATTTATTGCAGCCAGGTTGAGGATATTACAAAACACTGCCACTGgtcatctgcatgtgttttgtccTGGTAGACGGTGAGTGATGTGTTGTCACTTTTCAGCACCTGCGTGGTGAACAGCGGCATTTGCGTCTTTATGCACGGGGGAAGctctcttctgattttattgacTATGACAACCAGGCACatatttttaaggttttaatgaCAGAGAATGCAACATTagtatttgtaaataaagtagATCATTATGTGTACATTGAGACGTGGGTGCGCACAGGCGTCCGCTGCGTTCGCACGTGGCACGGCACAAATGACCCCTCGCTGTTTGATTTCCACAAAcactacacagtgtgtgtctgtacgcTCATGTAGAATTAGCAGTCACGCGTGGTCTTCGTGTCACGTATTTGAGGCGTAGTTCACCCGTCACGCACCCGTCAAACCACGCGTGTGCAGCGTCTGCGTGACGCCTACGTGATGCCCGTCTGCCAATTGAAAGTGAATGGAATTTACACGCGCACGTTAGAGGTTTGATGTCATCGCATAGATGCTGTACACGCGTTTTTATTATAGTGTGCTGGCATAAAATGAtattcattgacataatgcataaCCTAGTCCcttaccctgaccttaaccatcacaactgtgCCTAGCCCTAACCTGTACCCTAcactaacctaaacctaattctaaccctgactgtaaaaccaggttttaaccctgaaaaagacatttttaaggGTGTCATAATGTGAGGGCCAGCCGCATTGTCCTCACTTTCTATTcattttttggtcctcacaaagagacacacacacacacacacacaaacatacacatccCAGGTCCACATGGGAAGTtttctttaaatcttttttcttctctagGTTGCCAGAGACTTGCAGATTATTTGGAAGGAGTGAAGAGAAACTATGAAGCTACAGCTCAGGTGCTCAAACGTAACTGTGAAACACATGGATATGGAGAGAGCTGCTACAAACTTGGGGCTTATCACATCACTGGCAAAGGTAAACACACCAGCTTGGCCTGCTGTATGTTTTCACCCTCTGGTGTTTTGGGGCAGTACTCTAATATTTCAGAAATGTACTTCATAGGTTATTGCATGtcataaaacaaactaaaaaatatgACAGGTTATGATAAGAGAGAAATTACATGTACATGCTGGACTCTGAACTCACATTTGTGATTTGGCTGGCACCATGTAGAGGTTTTGCAGCCAGATTACAGATGCCACCAGCAAACCAGGCTACTCAAGGGTgaaaccagctgtcaatcacactcacaTGTGCTGTACTTTATCTGCCATtatcctctaaatgggaacatagtTTACAAAACGTGCTACTTGTAATTGAGATCATTAGCTGATCAAGAAGTGtctactgatgttataaatcaagtgagaagccATAGCTCATTTGAAACCCCCTGAATACAAATAATGCTTTTCCACGgttatcctgctgtaaactcccttCTGACAAAGTtaccctcattcatttgagcagcgccactgcatcgattatcgtattgcattaggaaggatgacgatatatcaccaaagatatatttttaattcaaccATTCTTCACATATACAATAACAATTAAAGACCAGTAATAACACTACAAGAGCAACAATGACCAcattaaaagcagcagcagcagcagcagcaacaacagcactAGGTTTAACCATCTAAAAGgatgtgttgttattttaaagaaatgtaaacTCAGTGGGAGAGTATTCAGAGTTCCTGAAGGTCTCGATGCTGTCGTGCACAGATGGACGGATTTACGTGAGAGATTAATCACACGACTTTAAGTAGCCAAGCTAAATACAGTCCTGTAGACGCCGTCTACAGTACCAAGAAAAGGTTTTGCATGAAAGTTGGAAATATTTGCTATTTGATATTAAAAACTGTACTCACAATGAATTGCTCACGTGTGAATTTAAGATGTTTAAATTCTGGTAAATGTAAGTATTATACTTGCATATAATCTTGACTGCAGAGCATCGTCTGTATGAGTACTCTTTGTAAATTTCCTAAATCTTTCCACTAGGTGGAGTGAGCAAGTGTCTGAAAACAGCCTACTCATACTTTATGCGCTCCTGCCAGGCTGGAGGAAAGAAGTCTATGGATGCCTGTCATAACGTTGGCCTGTTAGCCCATGATGGACAAGCTATGGAAGGAGGTCCTGACATCACGGCAGCGCGGCAGTATTATGAGAAAGCCTGTGCCGGTGGCTTCGCTCCTTCCTGCTTTAACCTCAGTACTATGTTCATTGCGGGCAATTCCAAAGATATGACACAGGCTTTGAAGTACGCCAACAGAGCTTGTGAGCTGGGACACGTGTGGGGTTGTGCCAATGCAAGTCGCATGTACAAACTGGGCGATGGTACAGAGAAGGATGAGAAGAAAgcagaggagctgaaaaatcGAGCAAAGGAGCTGCATGGTTTAGAAAAAGAACGGCAGCTGAAATTTGGGGAATGAATTTGACACttcattttgtcattgttttggtaTTCAGTCAAAGTAAATAGtaaaagtttactttttgaGTTCAATCATACCTatgaaagaaatgtaaaaagtaATAAACTGATTTTAATTCAGATTTTTAGCAGTTTGTCATTAATTACAGTATTGtgaatgtaatttttttttagacGGACCTaaaaatcaaccaaaaaaagatgaattctAGATCTGgtctcactggatatttttgaATGGACTGAATCACACAAATGACAATTTCATGCtgtatattttgatattttatgattattatataattttacTATAATTAGTCTGTCTGCTGTCTTAGCCAGATTTTTGGCTAAAGGTCCAATGTGAAAATTAAGTGTTGAATTTTAATAAATGGCCCAAGATGGTGACCTCAAAGCAAGACCTTTGCCTTTCCTACATATGAATGGCTTATTCTGAGGCTATGGAAACCAAATGATTTCTAATTGGAAGCGAATACACactaaaatgtacttataaCATTCTGCCAATATAGCATACTGATTCTTTAAATGAAGCTTATAATAATACACATTCTGCTTTGAACAAAAATGATCATACTGTATAATCCCAGccatcttttctgttttttttttgcaaaaaaatgttttagtttcacTGTGGGGTTTGTTTGCATACTTTGACTGGTTAGTAAAAGTAAGATTTTGCGTTGAAACAACTTGTAGTACTAGTTTACTTACACTTTGAGCTGGTGttgcagttttgtgttttggcCACAAGAGGGAGCCACAATCACAGGCATGAAGTTTGCGCTCGTTTCTAACCCCTCACAGCGCTTTCTCCCTGAAGATACCACAACAAACCGTGTGTGTCCAAGTCCAGATTTGACCAAATATTGGATTACAAACCTGAATATCTCGCAAATACAAATGCGAcaatatttaaagatttaaatatgCTCGTGGTGATGGGCGGACTGCCCCGCCCGCTCACCCATAGCTCCGCCCATCAGACGTGAATCTCCCCAGCC encodes the following:
- the LOC122780346 gene encoding cytochrome c oxidase assembly factor 7, producing the protein MAGLIDFKDEKEVKEFLDNLGIEYSFQCHSEKDPEGCQRLADYLEGVKRNYEATAQVLKRNCETHGYGESCYKLGAYHITGKGGVSKCLKTAYSYFMRSCQAGGKKSMDACHNVGLLAHDGQAMEGGPDITAARQYYEKACAGGFAPSCFNLSTMFIAGNSKDMTQALKYANRACELGHVWGCANASRMYKLGDGTEKDEKKAEELKNRAKELHGLEKERQLKFGE